cttcttGCGGTAAGTGGTATATTGAAtcggcgatggtttagcgcgtaagaaaggatcaccagtcgttcttaaagtcgctcttaacttacgaacagctttatgaaacggcccccagggtCCTGTTGCATTCAAGTTATAGTATAACTTGAATGCAACAGGACCATAGATGGACAATGTTCTGAAGTGGACACCTCCACATATTCCTGGAAGAATCAAACAATATCTCATCTAAATGAGATTAACTGGATGGTTTTTCACAATATTAGAACAGGCCTGCCAACTACTCCATTTTTCCAGGAGTAAccccatttttaaaattttttatcAACCAAAAAGAAGAGTACTCcgtttttccatttatttaagATGATAAAATAAATCAGCCCATATGTTGTGGGGTATGGGTGTGTGTATGAGTGTTAGAGTAATATAGTTTTTCAGCACTTGTAATTTCTCAATGTTTAAATATCTATAGGAAATGCTAAACATgtcttaatgaaaaaaaaaatgagggagaCCCACCTGACATCGAGCAAAAAAATTCTCACCATGCGACTAGgactccttttttttcaaatgtcgGCTGGCCTGTTAGAATAAAGAATGCAATATAGTTCAGATGTGGCAATGGCTGGGGCATAAATTTTGACTGTGTGCAGTCGAGAATCCATCTATAGTTCAATCTAAAATATTGATATGTAGGTTGCATAGTTTACAAGCAAAGCTGTAATAGTCCTcgtgcttctttttttctcctctttttcattctcctttctttctctttctcctcctcctccttttacCACTCCTTCCCCTTCCCCTCACCTGTTATCTTCTCATTCACCTTCTTTCGGCCCCTTCAAATGAAACTTCTTCGACtgcttcttcttcctcttgttCTTCGCCTCCACTACCTCCTCCTTCATcacattctttatattttcttgttcttctAAATTGATTAaagttgaatttgaaaaaaaaaggtgttatTACCATGATGGATGGTGTCATTACCATGATGGATGGTGTCACTTAGAACCTTTCTTCCCTTAAATTTTCTGATGGTCAATCATTGTAATATCACCCACCCGGCACTGTTTTCACTAAAAAAGACTCTGGTGACAATCCTGGTACTggttatgattattttatactttttttattcataggtAATTTGCCTGCTGGACTGTTTTACCCCCAATCCTTCTTGTTTAGATGTGTACATGGTAACCACTCTAATGGGAGCAGACCTTAACAACATAATCAAGTGTCAGAAACTCACTAATGACCATGTCCAGTTCCTCATCTATCAGGTTCTCAGAGGTCTCAAGGTAAGTGTGTTAACCCTAAAAGCTTTATTGCTAATAGGCCCTTTTGCTATTTAAAATGTGTAGATGTCTCTTTCCTTGGAATTGGGGAACAGGGTATTTCTTTCATAAAGTAGAATACTTGAAATCCAATTAGTTGTTACTATATCTAGCAAGCGTCTGGCAAGCTTTCAGGTTTTCAAGAACAAGCCCTGATAAAaagtttgcataaaatttaattattttgacataaatattgaATCTTGGAAAACAGTTTGTCAATATTCCTCATGGCTCATTTCATTCATCAGAATACTGTGtttatcatatcatttttttgcaatcatttgaatattgtggTCTGTGAGACATATGTCATAAAATTCATCATTGATACGTgtcataataatgaaattatcaCTATTAACAGCTACCTAAATTGTGTGGAATCGATTGCAATAGCATACTTTTCAAAGAATTTTATAGTTTTAATGACATGTTTTAGTTATGTTTTAATAGGACCcttgataaaataattatattgtgTACATTATGTCCGTGTATCTGTCAGATCAACGATAGAACATATTTTTCTGATATGTGTTTTTGTACATGTCAATTTAGTTTAAGTTAATTCATTAGAAACttcattaatttgatttttaaaaaatttctcTTTCTGTGCCAGTATATTCATTCTGCAGGTGTTATTCATCGAGATCTAAAGCCAAGTAATATTGCAGTCAATGAAGACTGTGAACTCAAGGTAAGCAAATAACAGTTATAACACATAACGGTTATGGTCTATGGAGTCAAAGGCTTTTCTAAAGTCAATGAAAACCATAACAACTGTGAGGTACTTTGCTCTGGCACAGTCAAGGATTTTTCTTAGTTTCAGAATATGATACGTGGTGGATCTGCCTTCTCTGAAACCGTTCTGATTGTCTCTAAGCCTCCTCTCAAtatctggggggtgtttcacaaagatttaaatacgacttaaggccaccgcacaccttacgactgttcgcgatccaattttggaacaaattgcattttgctcattttctgaaaatgtgaatggaacatattttatttgaggtttaaattaattgaaagaatactaatataaccattttgaaagattgcaagcctttatttaaaggccaaattagttttaaatcgtagccaatcgtacgactgctatgatgcattacgactagatattaaattcgcttttattctaagaaggatgatagcatagtcgcagatttgaacataggtattcgtacaatgatttagaacattacacattaagatattccaagtctcaatgttatcatcaaattctactacattttttctgaaatcgggtcgcagaccaatcgtaaggtgtgcggtcgcctttagagTCGCCGTTAAATATcgagttgcgtacggtatgataggcttgaccgcattggtcagctCGTGTCATGAAGACGCGTTGTACTGCGTATCTgtcaataagatcgcgcgttgcatatcatgtacgcgtcagcatttgagtgcgatttaagtcatacttaaatctttgtgaaacaccccccaggttgGATATGGATTAGAATTATCCTGTTGAGGGTCTTTGCAAAGATCGAGGGTAGCGAGATACCCTGGTGAGGTCACCTTTCTTTGGGACTAGGACTATGTTATCATCCACTGGTCTGATGCAGTACCATTATCCTGGAGTTACAAAACTCCAGGATGATATTGAAATCACACCTCGTCATCACTTCCGGAGTCACCCCATTGTCTCCACATGCCTTAACTTTGATTTTGCTTCTGGCTCTTTTAAGCTCCTCACTGGTAAAGGGTCATGTCTCAATATCCATTTCACTAAACAGATAGATTATCTCTCCGTTGCTCTGAGTAATGGAAGGAGGTTGTCCTAATAGTGTTTCAAAGTGGTCCTACCACTTTCTCTTCCTATCCTTGGGGCATTTACCGTGGATCAAATTTGAACACCCCTTCTTCCTTCCTGTAATTTCATTGATGATTGATCAACTTTCTTTACACTTGTCAGCTGCACTCTCAATTCATCTGATCTAGTCAATCAGTGCTTCTTCTCTTATGTTAGTGTAAGTGTCACATAGATCAATTCAATGTATTTCATTCtcgattaaaaaaacaaatgtaaaGCAATATGTAAGAAACTATTTACAAGCAagagtaaaaaatgaaaatgaaatggggaaCTGTATAAATAAATCCAAgacagtcagacggcaggtcccaaaaaagtggcttctttcatccaagtgatattcatgacttgagatgttttgcatatttaatgagcttgatgccgaccaaaacacctcttttcattcggtcattgctgctctaattgtgcatcgaatttcatgaatttggtatcattgtaaagaagaagaatcattctttcaggtcatgtgtttgaatttattcaaaaattttgtaatataggtaaaaattctgatctaaaatatgctacataataaatattttcacctgacaaaagctgctattttcacactttatttttgtttgagcccgaatgctttttagatcatgataaagctgaatatgtatgctttaaaatgatataggtttcaaaataagaattggtttaatcgggtcaagatcacacttttcatttgccaagtacataaagcagcttgaaaacaagaatactgcactctgattggtcaaagagaccacacactgggAAATTCCAATGGTTCCAGTGCCTgagttcatgggaaggtcacacttcccatgtggtaatctcctcgaataccccgcgcctgttgtccTGTGAACCtcatccagccaatcagaactctggatttcatgcaagtacaaaatttcagaaatctcgtcttgtaccttggtgggaaaagtgtgatcttgacccgattaaaaggtgccgcatatcaagagtggcattgtgagaaagtacagaagttcagctttatggtgatatagatatcattgaggctcaaaataaaaagttttgcacaatttgcaaaagaaaacagaggaagaataTTCAGTTTTTAGGCACATTTtaaggccagaaatttacttatttaacaaaatattgtagacaaaataaatgaccaatatgaaagagtaacatttactctatctgatggtgcaataatatttcatttaacttgaggttaaaacaggtaaattcttagagaaagaaaatctcacgaataacaagattttgcaaggaggaggattcagccacgagatgatttggatgaatctggcctttttgctcattagcatagggacctgcggtctgactgaagAGGTCTTGTATAAAGTGCAGTTCCCAGAACATTGATAACATTgacatggtaaaaaaataatgagataaaGAATCAAATGTGATATatgttaaaaaagaaagaaacagaaaaaaccCACAAGAGCGTGtcaatttacaagaaaaaaataactataCATATTTGAGATATAGATACTgcctcaatttttttcttaatgtcatAACTGATTTGCTTTCAGTTACATCACTAAGGGTGGAATTCCAAATCACAGAGAAATTATGTTGTACATATTTCGTTACAGTATTAGTGTTAACTGGCCATACCTTAAATTGGGTATTGTGATGTCTTCCTATTTTTATGcaacattcctttttgtcttGTCAGAAGGATCTGTTTGAAATTTATCTTTGTCATCTgttgtgggtgcgtcgtggtctagtggttctgactctcgcctttgaaacagagggtcgtgggttcgaatcctagccatggcgtgttttccttcagcaagaaatttatccacactgctgcacttgacccaggtgaggtgagtgggtacccggcaggagtaattccttgcatgcactgagcgccggtgatggtagctcgagctaaagccagtgtaataatagcagcgctttataaatccagctattattattatctctcaGTTTTTTCCTAGCTGCATATACTTTGGGGTTGTGGGAGTagtcttcccttttctttttaattttcgtCACCAAAACCTCTCCCACCTCTGTGACTACAGTAGTGAGATATCCATATCTCCTCGTCACACTTTTCTTACTCAAATGTGATGAACTGTCCTCGTCTTTGTCGTCCTAATGCAAAGCATTGGGTCTATCCCAGTGTGTACCTCAACTGTAAATCATGCTCCTTCTTGAATGCTTCCCAGTCATGTGATGTTCTTCTGGGTTAGCTTACCTGGACATCACTCGTGACAAGTCTGTGGTCACTGACTAGTGGACTGAAATAATAATAGGATTCTGAGATTTGGTTATCAGAGATTTCAGTCCCCATCTTTTGCAGGACAaaattgatttctttgtctTGGAAAGAGCAGATCTATAATATCCCAGCCCTCTGCGCAGCTTTAGGTTGGCAGAGTTCTTCAAgttcttcaagctacactgactgcctccttcaatcctgaagattcttgcagtattgtagtgCCGGGGACCGCCAGGTGCAATGCActgggtgaacaccctactctttgacgaatagtgtattggttttaacatgcagaggttgtgactctcctatacacgggaccaacatttgcgtccttccgttggacggagtgttttcaaactgcattcacacccgcactgaacacagcggtgaggcacgcttacacacaacgctagcatcagttttttgttagacgtcttCCGACATGCTGCAGGACTTGAACCcacgcacgttgagatctaagatcttatccggaacaggcgctctaaccgactgagctacgctgcctcccTTGACAGTGTAGTTAGGGGCTTTAACCCTACTGCTGTCAGTTATACTTTCCATGGTTCTTTCAATAGCTAAAAGTTCCTTACCGGGGCCATTCGAGTGAGGCAATCATTTAACCTATAATTGGGGCCCAACAATGTATACTGCTCTGGGATAGAGCAGACCTGGGAGTAATGGCAACTCCACATTCCCCACAACTCCAGAATTGAAGCCTTGCCACTGGATGCAGTTTAATGTCATACCTATGAACTGGTAATGAAGTGGAGTAATTACTTACACATTTGGGGGTATTTACCAAAACTAAAGATAGGCTTTAAGAGGAAAAAGACTTGAAATGCACCCAAAGCACAAATTCTTCAttagtgtttaaaaaaaaacctaggaaagcagaaaataaataaacatggcAAAAATCCAACTGATAATGAATTTTGTGAATATGAGTAATTCTACTTTCATGTATAGGGCAAATGATATGCTATcaataaatttctattttgtaaTTGTTCGTGATGATTTATTATGTTTGTAATAATTTATATGATTTCTAAAAATAATTCCCTTCATGGAACATAGGGAGCTGTTGGCATATATGTAGGACTTCACAGAAATAAAACTATGAAAGTCCATATGTTTTGATGCACAGTGTTAATAAAGATTGCATTTTAAGCCCATCAGTATGACATGAGATACTGAATTACTGTTTCATTCACAGATCCTGGACTTTGGATTAGCACGTAGCACAGATGAGGAAATGACAGGATACGTTGCTACCAGATGGTATAGAGCACCTGAAATCATGCTCAATTGGATGCATTATACAGATAAAGGTAAGCAGTATAGGATTGACTGAGTTTAGGACTGATTTAACAGACCTTCTCTGGATAATGTTTGGATGGACAATGAAGGGTTGCATTCCTCAATTAAGTTAGATATATACATAGTGGCAAACTCTGTCTGATGCTCATCTCCAGTTTTACtagcaaaataaatattacttTGATTTTAATATAGTGTCTAATTTCATCTTTCATTATAAAGAGGTGTGTCCAATATCATCTCACTGGCACTCATGATTTCTATAGCATTTAAGAGTATTTCTGAAATTAGTTGTATGACCATTTTCAACCATTTGGTTTCAATGCATGATTTTGTATGATTGGAAATGTCACAAGTAGTGGCACAGCCAATTGTGAAAGCTGTGACATTAATGCATACTATTTCCTCGCtgttttgcatttattttgcaAATTAGTACAATTTCTATTGACGGATCCACATTATTTTTATGTGAATTATTTGCAGGTAAGTTGATAACAAAAGGggtataaatcaaataatgtcTCAAAGAAAAGGTTATCAAATCctatctaaatctaaaaaaatgatatgaagtgatgtttgtacatgtactatattttaatattcagcatttaacacaatttgaaaaaaaattgacaaaaatttgacaagttaTAGATATTAACTGGATAGGCCTATACACAAAAAGGTCCTGCTCACAGCCATAACCGATGTCTTGCATTTCCAGTCCAGTAAATCTTCCtagacatatacatgtagtcttcactctgttttctttgtttttataaagaaaatttattattttcatttttttacagttgaCATCTGGTCAGTAGGATGTATTATGGCAGAGATCCTCACAGGAAAGACTCTTTTCCCAGGGAATGATCGTatccttttcttattttctctgtattacatgattttttttatttatttttatttactattCTGCAGTAGCATTGAGGTCTACAATTTTGCTGCAATAACTATAATATTCTTAAGATTAAGAAGGCATGATGCTAAGTTGGTAAAGTTGAGGAAACGGATTGTGATGACCTAGGTTTGATTCCCACTTGGGTGCTCTTTGATTAGGCATTTGTCCTCATTAACTTGTTCATCAGAGAGGACCTTAGCCCTAAATGGctcgggggaggggggaatcCGCCCCCTCTACATTTTCACGATAAGTCCACCGCGctgcttgctgactttttactttcaaatctcgcacaacttttgagaccaaatttgcgttGCCCTGGTATGCGgttacgaaattacgcaacattatgtaagtgcatgtctgACCCAAAACTGCccaaaaacgtgaattcatgtacaaatcaaatgcaaattgtATATTTagtcaaaattcataaatgtatcattatttctacttgtACTGATTAAACTTGGattaattttgtcttttttatgatcagaattCAGTCCGCAacaatttccatcgaaaaaacaatagaaaaaaagtttttaaaacaaatacataagaaatttaaaaaatacataagaaatttttttttaaaaataagaaaaaaattgcgataccaaattttttaaagtacatttgatgGGGATCCTACAAAAAGTCAGTGAATAAAAACATAGCAGTTTTGGGGCCGTATGATAGTTGATTagagaaaatgttttatttcatgcataaattagcataattaattcatcaaataaaaaatcttatttaaaaaatattaaccaCACCTTGTAGTTTTTGTCGCACACTACCACCGTGAAAATTTTCGCAGCGCTCCTGCGATCgaaggccgagatctcaggggggcggaacccgccccctccccccccccccccccacggctGTCAGATGGGTCCAAATAACCCGGCTCTTTTAGGGTTTAAGCCTTATAGCAATATAGCTCTTCTTGTCTTTGTCTcagaaaaaattatagaaaggtAACCTTTACATTATAACATTTATTTTGGGCAATTTAATGACTCCAATTCAATGTTGTCAGCAATTAGAGATATGTTGCTTGagatattttaacatttaatgCAGCCATGTATGTTCCTTGACAGCGTTTAATACAGACATAAACCAGCTGAACCGTATAGTCAAAGTTACAGGGATTCAGGAGACCTTCTTACAAAAGATCACAAGTGATAGTGTGAGTTAtccacatatacatgtatagtatagAATTAGCCAAGTtgtatgaaaacattttttagaaaatgttATTAGTTTTTAGCTCTTCCAGAATTGAGGGCCAGATAAGTTTATGCAGTGGCGTGGTTTCCATCATCCATCCACAATGTGGAACtgataaaatgcatattttgtcatttaatgtctgatttcaattctgtttgctttatatgatagcaccaGGTGGAGGATACAGAAGTTTTGCACAGAATTTTGAGACTCattaaattagcatatttatgcatatttttcaaaattcattaaaaaaaataattctttatttgactgattttgatccccccccccccatagttcACCAAACTTCCACACATATGTCTGAAAAAGGGACACTTCCACAgttccaatttaaaaaaataaaaaattcattcACTATAGTGTCAACTGGGCTAAACTATTTGCCAGATTTATAAAAGATGAGCACCAACACCACTGATATGCTAGCAATTTTAAATTGTTATAAAGTT
This genomic interval from Lytechinus pictus isolate F3 Inbred chromosome 3, Lp3.0, whole genome shotgun sequence contains the following:
- the LOC129256913 gene encoding mitogen-activated protein kinase 14-like, with translation MVTTLMGADLNNIIKCQKLTNDHVQFLIYQVLRGLKYIHSAGVIHRDLKPSNIAVNEDCELKILDFGLARSTDEEMTGYVATRWYRAPEIMLNWMHYTDKVDIWSVGCIMAEILTGKTLFPGNDHINQLNRIVKVTGIQETFLQKITSDSARQYLMTLPAYPASDFKSIFTGADPAAIDLLEKMLQLDDDKRLSAEQALQHPYVAKFHDPDDEPTAPLFDDSLENSDIAIDEWKQRVYKEIVDFVPDQGDSCMD